The sequence below is a genomic window from Acidobacteriota bacterium.
GTGCCACCGGCCTACTGGTGCTCACCGTTGGCCGTGCCACCCGCCTCACCCGTTTCCTGATCCGGGCTCCGAAGGTCTACGAGGGCGTGATCCGCTTCGGCATCGAAACCGACACCTACGACGCCGGTGGCGAAACGGTGGCGGAGAACCCCATCGACGACCTCACCCACGACGCCGTGGTGCAGGCCATGGAGGGGTTCCAGGGCACCCTCCTCCAGCAAGCTCCCCGCTACTCTGCCAAGAAGAAGGACGGCAAGCGCTTCTACCAACTCGCCCGCAGCGGCGAGGAAGTGCCGGAGTCCACCAAGGAGGTCCAGATCTTCGAGTTCTCGCCCCAGGGCGAGCTGGCAGACGGCCGGCTGCCCTTTCGCCTTGGTTGCTCCTCCGGTACCTACGCCCGCTCCATGGCCCACGATCTAGGGCAGGCCCTGGGCTGCGGCGCTCATCTGGCGGAGCTCCGGCGGCTTCAGGTCGGCGCCTTTCGCCTGGACGACGCCGCCACCATCGAAGAGCTCGAGGATCGCCGGGCGGAATTGCTGGCTCCGGACGGAGCTCCGGAGCCAGGCCAGGCTGCTGGACTGGGGACCAACGGCACCGACACCGATTGGCTGGGCAACGCCTGGATCCCCTTCGACCGCATTCCCCTCCCCTTCGGTCAGGTGGTGGCGGACGCCAAGCAGCAGCAGCGCATCAACAACGGCCAGACCGTTCTGGTGCGGGACCTCGAAGGCGAAGAGGGCGATTGGGTGCAGCTCCTCGACCAGCGTCAGCACTTCATCGCCGTCGGCACCATCGCCGAGCGCATCGGGGACCGGGTCGGCGTCATCCAGCCGAGAGTGGTGTTCAAATAGGGCCGGAAACCTTCCATGGCAAGGGCCTCGAGAGAGATTCGACTCACCGATTGTTCAGAACATTGACGAAGGAATGCTTGTGGTAGAATCCGCAGGCTGAAGAAAGATAATTGGAGGAAGAGAAGTTGCCTCAGACACAGGAAGTCAAGAGCGGAATTATCGAAGAGTACCAGCTGCACGAGGGTGACACCGGGTCGCCGGAGGTCCAGGTTGCCCTGCTGACCCACCGCATCACCGAGCTCACCGAGCACTTCAAGACCCACAAACAGGACCATCACAGCCGGCGTGGGTTGCTCAAGCTGGTGGGACGGCGCCGCCGCCTGCTCGACTACATGAAGAAGCAGGACATCGAGCGCTACCGGACCATCATCCAGAAGCTCGGCATCCGCAAGTAGCCAGCCCCTGATCCCGAGCCGGTTTCGATCCGTCGAGCCGGTTCCCAGAGCCGATACGCCGGAGCCTAGAAGCGCCATCCCCACGGGGTGGCGGCCTTCAGCGCGGCTGTTTCGGCGTATCGTCGTCGCGGTATCGATCCGCGGCCCTCGGGCGCCCAAGAACCGACCCATGTCGGCCGGCAGTCCGGGATGGAAGCAGAAGAAAGAAGAAGAGAAGAAAAGAGAGAAGCAATGAAACTACGTAGAGAAATCCCCGTCGGTGACGACACCATGATCATCGAGTCGGGGCATATGGCCACCCAGGCGGACGGCTCCTGCACCGTTCGCGTCGGCGACACCATGGTGCTGGTCACCGCCACCATGGCCAAGGGCAAGGCGAGCCCCCGGGGCTTCCTGCCCCTGACCGTCGACTACCGCGAGTACAGCTCCGCCGGCGG
It includes:
- the truB gene encoding tRNA pseudouridine(55) synthase TruB — its product is MNKDGLLLVDKHAGCTSHDIVQQCRRLLRQKKIGHCGTLDPGATGLLVLTVGRATRLTRFLIRAPKVYEGVIRFGIETDTYDAGGETVAENPIDDLTHDAVVQAMEGFQGTLLQQAPRYSAKKKDGKRFYQLARSGEEVPESTKEVQIFEFSPQGELADGRLPFRLGCSSGTYARSMAHDLGQALGCGAHLAELRRLQVGAFRLDDAATIEELEDRRAELLAPDGAPEPGQAAGLGTNGTDTDWLGNAWIPFDRIPLPFGQVVADAKQQQRINNGQTVLVRDLEGEEGDWVQLLDQRQHFIAVGTIAERIGDRVGVIQPRVVFK
- the rpsO gene encoding 30S ribosomal protein S15, giving the protein MPQTQEVKSGIIEEYQLHEGDTGSPEVQVALLTHRITELTEHFKTHKQDHHSRRGLLKLVGRRRRLLDYMKKQDIERYRTIIQKLGIRK